One genomic region from Gossypium hirsutum isolate 1008001.06 chromosome D13, Gossypium_hirsutum_v2.1, whole genome shotgun sequence encodes:
- the LOC107918789 gene encoding general transcription factor 3C polypeptide 6-like: MAKNKDDDYGEEEDSKYVLLDLEAVRGQIDIPPNAPYTLSGLDTMNPILIIDKKVKLIGEYEETIGTCFVFSEDKASPVVHEETGPSEANLFSGKYILDPNQAPRKKVKLVARLQKILKFRLLLDEDVQVETNSQNNSIL, translated from the exons ATGGCGAAAAACAAGGATGATGATTATGGAGAGGAAGAAGATTCAAAGTATGTATTACTTGATCTTGAAGCTGTTCGTGGGCAGATTGACATCCCTCCAAATGCACCTTATACTCTTTCT GGACTGGATACGATGAATCCAATATTAATCATAGACAAAAAAGTGAAGCTG ATCGGAGAATATGAAGAAACAATTGGGACTTGCTTTGTTTTCTCTGAAGATA AAGCTTCACCTGTAGTACATGAAGAGACAGGTCCATCAGAGGCAAATCTCTTCTCAGGCAAATATATACTAGATCCAAATCAAGCTCCGAGAAAGAAAGTAAAACTGGTCGCTCGACTTCAGAAGATTCTCAAGTTCAGATTGTTACTCGACGAGGATGTTCAAGTCGAAACAAATTcccaaaataattcaattttgtaA